In Selenomonas sp. TAMA-11512, a genomic segment contains:
- a CDS encoding amino acid ABC transporter permease: MNLNFDLIADSIPLLLLGAGITIEITAISVAIGVVIGLIVGVARISEFRPFRLLAICYIDFLRGTPLLVQIFLIYFALPVLSGQRIDPFIAAITACGINSGAYIAEIFRSGIQSIDKGQMEAGRSLGMTWMQTMRYIVLPQAVKRVIPQVGNEFIALLKDSSLVSVIGFEELTRSGQLIIARTYASLEIWTCVAIIYLVMTLSISRLVAYLERRGKTA; this comes from the coding sequence ATGAATCTAAATTTCGATCTGATAGCAGATTCGATTCCGTTGCTGCTGCTGGGCGCCGGCATTACGATTGAGATCACGGCGATTTCCGTCGCCATCGGCGTCGTTATCGGCCTTATCGTCGGCGTAGCGCGCATCTCCGAGTTTCGCCCGTTTCGGCTTTTGGCGATTTGCTATATTGATTTTCTGCGGGGCACACCGCTCCTGGTACAGATCTTTTTGATCTACTTCGCGCTCCCCGTGCTGTCGGGGCAGCGCATCGATCCGTTCATCGCCGCCATCACGGCGTGCGGCATCAACAGCGGCGCCTACATTGCGGAGATCTTCCGATCGGGCATACAGTCGATTGACAAGGGGCAGATGGAGGCCGGCCGCTCACTGGGCATGACGTGGATGCAGACGATGCGCTACATCGTCCTGCCGCAGGCGGTGAAAAGGGTCATTCCGCAGGTGGGCAATGAGTTCATCGCACTGCTGAAGGACTCCTCTCTCGTCTCGGTCATCGGGTTTGAGGAGCTCACGCGCAGCGGTCAGCTCATCATTGCCCGCACGTACGCGTCGCTTGAAATCTGGACGTGCGTCGCGATCATCTACCTCGTCATGACGCTGTCCATCTCCCGACTTGTCGCGTACCTTGAGAGGAGGGGGAAGACGGCATGA
- a CDS encoding amino acid ABC transporter ATP-binding protein, with protein MIRIEGLKKAFGANEVLKGIDLQIKEGEVVVIIGPSGSGKSTILRCMNYLEEPTAGIIAVDGITLTSEANINKVREEVGMVFQRFNLFPHKTVLENITLAPQKVKGMTKEDAERDARKLLARVGLSDKEAAYPDELSGGQQQRVAIARALAMKPKLMLFDEPTSALDPEMVKEVLDVMKSLAEDGMTMVVVTHEMGFAREVGDRLLFVDEGRVLEEGAPEEVFLHPKEERTKEFLSKVL; from the coding sequence ATGATTCGCATAGAGGGTCTAAAGAAAGCCTTCGGCGCAAACGAGGTGCTGAAGGGCATCGATCTGCAGATCAAAGAGGGCGAAGTCGTCGTCATCATCGGTCCCTCAGGCTCCGGCAAGTCGACGATTCTGCGCTGCATGAACTATCTCGAGGAGCCGACGGCGGGCATCATTGCCGTCGACGGCATCACGCTGACGAGCGAGGCGAACATCAACAAGGTGCGCGAGGAAGTCGGCATGGTGTTCCAGCGGTTCAACCTCTTTCCGCACAAGACCGTGCTGGAAAACATCACGCTCGCGCCGCAGAAGGTCAAGGGCATGACGAAAGAGGATGCCGAGCGTGACGCGCGGAAACTGCTCGCGCGCGTCGGTCTGTCGGACAAGGAAGCCGCCTATCCGGATGAGCTTTCTGGCGGACAGCAGCAGCGTGTGGCGATTGCGCGCGCGCTTGCCATGAAGCCGAAGCTGATGCTCTTTGACGAGCCGACCTCCGCGCTCGATCCGGAAATGGTCAAGGAAGTCCTGGACGTCATGAAGAGCCTCGCAGAGGACGGCATGACGATGGTCGTCGTCACGCACGAGATGGGGTTTGCCCGTGAGGTCGGCGACCGGCTGCTCTTCGTGGACGAGGGCAGGGTCCTGGAAGAGGGCGCGCCGGAGGAGGTATTCCTGCACCCGAAGGAGGAGCGCACGAAAGAGTTTTTATCGAAGGTGCTTTGA
- a CDS encoding cold-shock protein, translated as MMVGKVKWFSAEKGYGFIERDNGDDVFVHFSAIQGDGFKTLSEGQDVEFEIVEGARGPQASNVVKTA; from the coding sequence ATCATGGTTGGTAAGGTTAAATGGTTCAGCGCCGAGAAAGGATATGGCTTCATCGAAAGAGATAACGGCGATGATGTATTCGTGCATTTCTCTGCAATTCAGGGAGATGGATTCAAGACGCTGAGCGAAGGACAGGACGTCGAATTCGAGATCGTTGAAGGCGCACGCGGCCCACAGGCAAGTAATGTTGTGAAGACCGCATAA